From Weissella confusa, a single genomic window includes:
- a CDS encoding NADPH-dependent FMN reductase, whose translation MKYVAIVGSNSKNSLNRVLANFLTKRYGSDDLSIDVLSINNLPFYSVDDELTPSPEVVAFKQAVKEADGVIWLTPEYNHSIPGVLKNAIDWLSRVDKVMINKPSLIMGTTPGFLGTVYAQMHLRDILFALQSPVLMGNDTLVGAGHQKLSGADDVTDESTIAWLDTVMPNFKAFVESH comes from the coding sequence ATGAAATACGTTGCAATTGTGGGTAGTAACAGCAAGAACTCATTAAACCGTGTCTTAGCTAACTTTTTGACCAAGCGTTATGGTTCTGATGACCTATCAATTGATGTTCTTTCTATCAATAACTTGCCATTTTACAGTGTGGATGATGAACTGACGCCTTCACCAGAAGTTGTCGCGTTCAAGCAAGCTGTTAAAGAGGCCGATGGTGTCATCTGGTTGACGCCTGAGTACAACCACTCAATTCCAGGGGTCCTAAAGAACGCCATCGACTGGTTGTCACGTGTCGACAAGGTCATGATCAACAAGCCATCATTAATCATGGGTACCACACCTGGATTTTTGGGAACAGTTTATGCGCAAATGCACTTGCGCGATATTTTGTTTGCCCTACAGTCACCCGTTTTGATGGGTAATGATACGCTAGTTGGTGCCGGTCACCAAAAGTTGAGTGGCGCAGATGACGTCACTGATGAAAGTACAATTGCCTGGTTGGATACGGTCATGCCAAACTTTAAGGCATTCGTCGAATCTCACTAA
- a CDS encoding MarR family transcriptional regulator, producing MDQQRVFIQSYMSLMSKLVGLNQSKMSEKLADYRHPEVETLEFIANHPDDANVTKLAEYSDMTRGAITKITNKMIEKGLITDYKKPENKKERYFTLTDKGREVNEVHESLNNKFFDRDKPVFDAVSSADIDKMIAFAQTYSQFLDAEIAKTKE from the coding sequence ATGGACCAACAACGCGTTTTCATTCAGAGTTATATGTCATTAATGAGCAAGTTAGTCGGATTGAATCAATCGAAGATGAGTGAAAAACTTGCTGATTATCGTCACCCAGAAGTGGAGACACTAGAGTTCATTGCGAATCATCCAGACGATGCAAACGTCACAAAATTGGCGGAATATTCTGATATGACGCGTGGTGCAATTACAAAAATAACGAATAAGATGATTGAAAAAGGGCTAATTACTGATTATAAGAAGCCTGAAAACAAAAAAGAACGTTACTTTACGCTGACCGACAAGGGGCGCGAAGTGAATGAAGTTCATGAGTCGTTGAACAATAAATTTTTCGATCGGGACAAGCCGGTGTTCGATGCGGTGAGCTCAGCAGACATTGATAAGATGATTGCGTTTGCCCAAACCTACAGCCAATTTTTGGATGCAGAAATAGCGAAAACAAAAGAATAA